The following nucleotide sequence is from Penicillium digitatum chromosome 5, complete sequence.
GTATGGCTGGATGTAGTCATCGTTGGTTCCCAGCCGAGGGAAGGTTGTCAAGGTGATAGGGACTTCATTTGGAGCCATGTGTGCTTTTGCAACTTCTCGTCTTGGGGTCTTTTAGCGTGTTTTAGGTCAAGCTGTGTTGCTGAAAGAGCTCACCTCCACTTCATGTTGGACTCCACCTTGAGTAGGTCTTTAAACCCGATCCCCCAAGGTTGTCCAGGAGTAGCCTCCAACATGAACCTTCCAAATTCGGGGTGGAAATGAGGCGGCTCCTCCCCGACGCTGGCTGTTATCAGATATACTAGTTCCTGTTGGACATCAAATCACACTCACTGGTCCCCAGTTTGGCTGCCCTTTCCGGAACCAGACTTCCACAACTCCTCGTCTCTTGCAAGTGATTTCAGGATCTCAGCCTGGGCTAGAGATAGCCGTGATTTCTTCGCCGCATCGTCGAGAGCTACCACAAGGTATTCAACCTATTATAAAGGACGTGAATAAGCGATTGTGACCGGAAAACACTATGCGGACCAGAACAACATACCTCGTCGCCCCAAAGGAGAGCATCACGTTCTTTGCCTCGTGCCCTGCGCCAATTGGCAAGTAATTGCTATTCAAGTCAGACACCTCGAGGTTGTTTCGTTACCGATCTAGATGAATCGAACATAAGCGGCATACCTCAATACCCCACTGGCGCACCTGGCCCGCCTTTGTCTTGGCTTCCGGCCATTCCAGCGCTGTTCCAAGTGCTCTGCTTGAAATTAGAGGGGTCCCGAACAACAAATCAAACCTCCCATGACACATACAGAAGTCCCATTGTGTCGAAGACGTATGTCTCAGGCTAGCGAACACAAAATGCCCAGGCACAAGTATAGGGTAAAAGAATCAAGACACTCCTAGAGTGAATAGGAAGGCTGAAAGTCGAAGAACTGAGAGTAATCAAAGAGATCTAGACCTGTACATAGGTCCCTTTCTAATTGATTCTCTGCAATTCCTGGCAAATGACAATGAGAGGGGTCAATTTTTCGGAGGGCCGGCCGATTTTCTAGCGGGGGCGGCGATAACGGCGGGAGTTTGATTTCCTACCTGCCCAACTGGGAAACCTTGGTATTATTAATCATAATTTGTCACCAGCCCTTCGGTGATGCTCTGGagacttccaaggtttttCAACGAAGACTTTCATGTAGATTTTCATCTGACTAAATTTGGGAAATACTGAACATGGAGTGTCCTCGTGCAGAAAGAGATTGAGGTGAGATAGTGGCGAAATAAGACCCTGCACTTGCATCTTCAAGGATCACCATAGGAGCATATGTCATAGGCCCGAGCGATGTCTACATGTAGGTACGGAGTGCAGATAACTATGTTAGCCAGTAATTAGTGTCAAAACAAACCTGGATAATGTTCAATTCAATCAGTAAGCTAGACTATAGAGATGCTACCTGCAGGATAGGTAGGAAGTAGGTGTCTAAATTTAAAGTCTCAAGAGCATGAAAGATATCAAAAGCATAAGGGGCGGGCCTTAGCGACATGATTCAATGACGACAGCATCAACTATGTATGACACTAAGCATCAAATCTGCAGGTATCACGTTATAATGCAATATTACATGAGGTATTCATGAGATATTTGTCCAAGGAGAATTGTCTGAGCAGCTTCTCACCAAGCGCTATTTTCGTTTACCTAGTCTTGGGGCTTGTTCATGCATCCAAGCGTTCAATTATCATAGTAACATACCTACTATAACTGGAGTAACATCATCCATACCACCAACCGGCAGCACTACAGCCAATAGAACCTGCAGCTTACTCTTACAAAGCCGCAAACGATCATTTGATGCAGGAGTAGGTGGTGTCTAACTAGGCAACATGCTTTGGTCATAGATTAAGAGGTTTACCTAAGTAAGTATTGGGGAGATCTATACAAGAAGCAGCCCGAATGAGCCTCACGAGGCTTACATTTGGTAGGCTGTGACAATGCGCGATTGCGCAGAGAAAAGCAGTGCGGTCCAAGTTCGCCGAAGGAATTTGAAAACCCTAGTTTCTACATGAGCAAGAAACTACGAGGAATACACAAGTCAAACTGTTAGCGCTGTTTAGCTCTTTTTGGAGATAAGGCGTCTACGATACGATCTACATACACGCGCTCAAGCTATGCCAAATGATACTTTTCGATGGACACATGCTTGGCCCGAAAAGCTATGAGAAACATGCTGGGGATTGATCTAGCCAATGTCAACAGAGCCTCAAGTTGCGGATGCAATTGTTGTTCTTACAGgtgaagaaaaaaatggCCGATTTTGATGAAAGGTCCAAACGCCAAAAGGCAATCCATAAGCAGTTTCGGTGTATCTATTATTTACATATCCTGCTGCTTTAGCAGCAGCACCGACCGTGCATACCAACAGTCCCACAATTCAGTTGCTCCGGGCGCCATCCTTGGCGGCACGCAGCTCGTCCATCTTGGCCACACGCTTCTTGAACTCCTCGTACTGGCACTTCTCGTATGAGTGTCGCTCATTCTGGaggggaaagaagagaatgaCATTAGCCGACTAGCTCTAGAAAGCGCTCTGGTTGAATCGGATTGGGCTGGAACATCAAAACGAGGGACCTCGTACCTCGCACTTCCAGGGAAGGTAGTACTCCGCTTGTCGGCATCGATTCAACGGAATCAGCAGGTGTGCGCATGAATCTCTGTACTGCATAGGAAGACGGGCTTCCGACATCTCCTGGCGTGTTGCTGGAATCTGATTAACCTTCCTGCTGGAGTTTCAATCATTGATCAATGGCTTTATAATCTTACCGGAAGTCTCCGAGAGACCGACGGCACTCTTAACCGTTTCAATGACAGTCATTTTATCGATTGTTGAGGGGTGGAAAGGTAAGGAGCGGGGAAACAAAGGCAGGACGGCGTGGTTGGCGATTCCCGCTCGTTTGAGGTTCCTGCTGGCCCGATACCAGAAGGTCACATGATAACTAAATCACATGACGTTGTACCGAAACAGGACTAGTGCGCACTTTACGCGTCCAGCGCGTATCTGGGATGCCACCCCAGCTCCACCGAATAGCATCTCTTTGTTCTCGGTCCGGATTTTTATCGCGTGCAATGCATCGAGTCCCGAAGACTTCTTGCGCCGATCAACTTGTGGATCTTCTAGGGGTGACGTTTCGGCTTCAACGTGCGTGGGTGCCATATTGCTCTTCGGGAACCTACTGAATTGCAGCGGCCAACGGCGACGCACATTATGGCGGGGATGGACACCATTTACTCTGCTACCTATAGCAGTGTAAGTATGCTTTAAATGGAAAATCTTCACTTCCCCGGCGTGGGATTGTATCCTGTATTGAATGCGAGCACAACTGATGTTCTCACTCCCAGGTCCCCGTGTACGAGTTCAAGCTCGACACTGACAGTGTCATGAGAAGGCGAGCGGATGATTGGGTCAATGCAACACACATCCTTAAAGCCGCAGGGTTTGATAAGCCTGCACGAACGCGCATCCTCGAACGAGAGGTCCAGAAGGGGGTACATGAGAAAGTCCAGGGGGGTTATGGCAAATATCAGGGTATGTCTTGGGATCCATAAGACCTGAAGAGAAACTTCAGCTTACTGACAGATGATGCTCACAGGAACATGGATCCCACTTCCGGAAGGCCGCCAGCTTGCGGAACGCAACAACATCCTTACCAAACTAGCCCCGATTTTCGATTATGTTGCCGGAGATCACAGTCCACCACCGGCGCCAAAGCACACATCAGCTCCATCTAAACCCCGAGCA
It contains:
- a CDS encoding NADH dehydrogenase 1 beta subcomplex subunit, whose amino-acid sequence is MTVIETVKSAVGLSETSATRQEMSEARLPMQYRDSCAHLLIPLNRCRQAEYYLPWKCENERHSYEKCQYEEFKKRVAKMDELRAAKDGARSN